A region of Porites lutea chromosome 13, jaPorLute2.1, whole genome shotgun sequence DNA encodes the following proteins:
- the LOC140923749 gene encoding uncharacterized protein — MNITTNSTDTGQAGLETAFLISGIFLSVVCPLTVLANSLLIIAIYRDPLKTFRTPASCFLVGLAITDLVTGLVPEPMVTTCYFMYYNQHPKVAQCTKIFEIAGIVAAITTNASYFIVLAFTTTQYVAVAFPLKFNRLISVRKTMACVAIMLLYATLFELTRFMGVPQEVVEKIDLHLHSTFSLLLTIIIYLLLQKAFYSQMAERSATLSTTNTQSMQLSEERLDAIPKEQDQKRRRPAVEKNFVRLNLLLIMILLVCSQPSAMLWYVYLYGGEAIKKSQTLFYIRVTVENTLYLKFLLDPFVFAWRLPKYRKALKRAFYRDG; from the coding sequence ATGAATATAACGACTAATTCAACTGATACGGGACAGGCAGGTCTCGAAACAGCGTTTTTAATCTCGGGAATATTTCTATCTGTGGTATGCCCGCTAACAGTGCTAGCCAACAGTCTCCTCATAATAGCAATATACAGGGACCCGTTGAAAACGTTCCGCACACCAGCGTCCTGCTTTCTCGTCGGTTTGGCCATCACTGATTTGGTGACCGGTCTTGTTCCTGAGCCTATGGTAACCACCTGTTATTTCATGTATTATAACCAACACCCTAAGGTCGCCCAGTGCaccaaaatatttgaaattgcAGGCATTGTCGCTGCTATTACCACCAATGCGTCTTATTTCATCGTCCTGGCGTTCACCACCACCCAGTATGTTGCTGTTGCGTTTCCACTCAAGTTCAATCGACTAATAAGTGTTCGTAAAACCATGGCCTGTGTCGCGATTATGCTGCTGTATGCTACACTATTTGAGCTGACAAGATTTATGGGCGTCCCTCAAGAGGTCGTAGAAAAAATAGACCTGCATTTGCATTCAACATTCTCGCTGCTCTTAACTATAATCATTTATCTGCTGCTTCAGAAGGCTTTCTATTCGCAAATGGCGGAACGCTCTGCCACGTTGAGTACTACAAACACGCAGAGCATGCAGTTGTCAGAAGAGCGGCTAGACGCAATTCCAAAAGAACAAGATCAGAAAAGACGTCGGCCGGCAGTGGAGAAAAATTTTGTCCGCCTCAATCTTCTTCTTATTATGATTCTACTCGTATGTTCGCAGCCAAGTGCCATGCTGTGGTACGTTTATCTCTACGGGGGAGAAGCCATCAAGAAAAGCCAAACGCTGTTTTACATCCGAGTCACAGTTGAGAACACGCTGTACTTGAAGTTCCTTCTCGATCCGTTTGTGTTCGCCTGGAGGCTGCCAAAGTACCGCAAGGCTCTAAAAAGAGCATTTTACCGAGATGGGTAG